A single Vigna radiata var. radiata cultivar VC1973A chromosome 8, Vradiata_ver6, whole genome shotgun sequence DNA region contains:
- the LOC106771931 gene encoding putative phytosulfokines 6, whose protein sequence is MKQHFAFLFFLLLLSSFLVSPRLLQPPKGEKEVQLNHRSFFHLNDNMEELMGSEECFVKDEGCNSRRMMVEAHLDYIYTQHHKP, encoded by the exons ATGAAGCAacactttgcttttcttttctttcttctccttctttcctCCTTCCTAGTTTCTCCCCGTCTCCTTCAACCACCCAAAG GTGAGAAGGAAGTGCAGCTCAATCATCGGTCCTTCTTTCACCTAAATGACAATATGGAAGAA TTAATGGGTTCAGAGGAGTGCTTTGTGAAGGATGAAGGGTGCAATAGCAGAAGGATGATGGTGGAGGCGCACTTGGATTACATCTACACGCAACACCACAAGCCTTGA